The DNA region GGTGCCGATCGGCATCGTGGTCGGCGGGCGGGTGGCCCGGCGGGTCTCCGCCGAGGCGGGTCGCCGGGTCGCCGTCGTCGTGGTCGCCACCGGCGCACTGATGCTCCTGGGGCGCGGTCTCGCCGGCGTGACCGGGGTGTTGTGAAACCTCATCCCCGGAGGGAATCGGCGAGCCGGGCTGCGGAACTCGGTCGGGTACCTGACGTCGTCGTCGTCATCACTCCCCCACCTAAGCGCCCCGCCGCCCCCGAAAGGACCGGATACACCTTCACCGGCTGGTACACCTCCCCCGACGGCGGCGAGCCCCTCGACCCCGAGACCCCGCTCACCGAAGACCTCACCGTCCACGCCGGGTGGCGACCGGACAGCGTGCCGGCCACCCCCGTCACCCCGGCATCGGGCTCCCTGTCTGGCGGCAGCCTCGAGATGCTCATCGCGGTCGCCCGTCAGGGCTGACCGGTCACCACCTGTAGTCGAGGAACTTGCCGTCGAGCGTGATGACCACCCGGTCGCCGTCCGGGTCCGGCCGGCGGCGGAAGTCCACCTGGAAGTTGATGGCGCTCATGATGCCGTCGCCGAACTCCTCGTGAATGAGCGACTTGAGGGCCGGGCCGTACACCGACAGCGCCTCGGAGAGCCGGTAGATGGTCGGGTCGGCCATGTCCTCGGCCGGCGTGCCGCGGCTGGGCTGCAGCGCCAGGCTCTCGGCCACGTCCTCGCCCAGGCCGAGCAGCTCGCACACCGACCGCGCCTGCTCGGCCGTCATCGGGTGCTGGCCGAGCAGCGCCGCGGTGGTCCACACCAGCGGAGCGTTGAGGTGTTCGGCCAGCTCGGCCCACGTGCGGCCCTGGCGGATGCGGGCGGAGTCGACGTGCGCGGCGGCGTCGCGCTTGGACATGATCGGGGTCATCGGAGGTCCTCCTGGTGGGTGGGACGGCAGTGAGGTGGGGTGGCGGTGAGGGGCGGTCGCGGTGACGTGCGGGCGCGTCAGGCCGGGGCGCCGGCGGGTTCCACGTCGGCCTGGGCGGGCTCGGCCTGCAGCGGCCGCCGCGCCTTGGTACGGGCGTGGGTGACGTAGAGGGTCAGGCCCACGAAGAGCAGTCCACCGACCAGGTTCCCGGCGACCGTCGGGATCTCGTTCCACACCAGGTAGTCACCCAGTGAGAACTCGCCTCCGAGCATGAGTCCGGTCGGGAACAGGAACATGTTGACCACCGAGTGCTCGAACCCCATGTAGAAGAACAGCATCACCGGCATCCACATGGTCAGCGCCTTGCCACTCACGCTGGTCGACATCATCGCGGCCACCACGCCGGTGGAGACCATCCAGTTGCACAGCACGCCACGGAAGAACAGGGTCAGCATCCCGGCCGCACCGTGCTCGGCGTAGCCCAGGGTCCGGGCTTCACCGATCTCCCCGAGCCGCTGGCCCACCGCGTCGGGTGCGACGTTGAAGCCGTAGGTGGTGATGAACGCGATGAGGAATGCCACGGTGAGGGCGCCCGCGAAATTGCCGACGAAGACCAGGCCCCAGTTCCGCAACATCCCGCCGACCGTCACTCCCCGGCGCTTGTCGAGCAGCGCCAGCGGCACGAGTGTGAACACCCCGGTCAGCAGGTCGAAGCCGAGCAGGTACAGCAGGATGAAGCCGACCGGGAAGAGCACCGCCCCGAGCAGCGCGCTGCCGGTCTGCACGGTGACCGTGACGGCGAACGCCGCGGCCAACGCCAGGATCGCGCCGGCCATGAAGCCGCGGATCAGGGTGTCGCGGGTGGACATGTGGACCTTCTTGGCCCCGGCCTCGATCATCGCCCGGGTGAAGTCTTTGGGTTCGACGTAAGACACTTCGGTCTCCTCCAGCTCTGCGGTGCTGCTCGGATGAGCTGCCACTGAGTCTGGCGTGGCCGTGTGACGTGATCGTTTCGTGGGGAGAGCGGGTGGTAACCGAGGGCTCACCGGGCTGGAGAGTGGCGGTGAGGGTGTGAGGCGAGGTTGATGGGTGGCGGACCGACTCCCCTCGCGACACGCGAGGCGTTTGGACACGCATTCACCTGCTGTGACCGGATCGGCGAGACCCCGCTACTGCACCTAGGCTGTTGCGATTCGCCGGGTCCGCGACCCGACTTGTACCTATGTGAATGAGAACCACATCGTCACAGTAAAGTCCTTTTCATGCCTTCTCCCGCCCCTCGTCGCGCAGGCCTCACTGCGAGCACTGCATATGTCCTCATCGGCGCGCTCCTGGTTGTTGTCGTCTTACTCGCGGTCATCGTCGCCCTGTTGGTGACCAGAGGTTCCGGTAGCGCCACCTCTGGCAGGGGCGACATGACGGGCAACAGTGCGGCTCCGGGGTCGGGGCCAAATTACGTCGGCAAGCGCCCCTCTGACATTGGCGCCTACTTCGGAGACACCGTTTCGTTCAATGGCATCGAGGTGACCGCCTCGCCATTCGAGTTCAACCCATCAGAAAGCTGGTATTCGCGGAACGCCTATTGCACAACAGTCACGGTCGCGAACAACTCAAGCGAGCCTTTCGAAGTCGGCCCGTCCGACTTCGCCAATCACTCGGACATCGGCAAGAGCAAGACCCCCAACGAATTGAACGAGATTGATCGCCTCGAGGACCAGCTGGTTCCTGTCGGCGGAAGCACTCTGGGGTCACTGTGTTACGCGGTGACGTCCGTCAACGACGGCCACGACGACCCGGACTTCATCTATGAAGGTGTGGGCCTTGGAGGAACCCGGATCGGCTGGACATCAGGCGCTTAGTCCATCCATATAGTCGGAACTCGCACCCGCGCGATCACTGCTGGGCGGACGTAGTGGCCTGAGCCCAGGCCTCACCGACGCCAACTCGTTCTTCGATACGAGCCTCGACCACGCCGGCACGGGAATCCGTTCCTGGGCGGCTGAAGTCGTTGTCGTCGTCGTATTAACCACCGTGACCCCCCGCCGAGGGGTCAGCGGCTGCGCCACCTCCACCGATCGGCCACGGTTGTTCCGAACTGGTGGATGGCTACCATGCGAACAACCAGTGACTCGTGTCAACAACCAAGCGGAGCGGCCCCGAACTTCTGCCGGCTCCGCGGGAAAGAGAAGCAGTGAGCGATGCATCCGGATCCGTCCGCGCCGTCGGAGTGACGACCTACGGGGGCCCAGACGCTCTGCAGGTCGTTGACATCCCAGCTCAGGAGCTCGGGCCGACCGAGGTCCGCGTGCGGGTCACGGCCGCCACCATCAACCCCACCGACACCTACACGCGCAACGGTTCCCGTTCGAAGACCGGAACCCCGCGCGGAGCTGCGGACGTCCCGGGCATGGACATCGCGGGAACGCTCGTCGAGATCGGCGAGGACGCCACGACCTCCCTGTCGGTCGGCGACCGGGTCATGGGGATCGTGGTGCCCCGCGACGAGCACGGAGCGTATCGCGAGGACATCGTCCTCCCCGCGAAGTCGATCGCCGGCGCACCCCGCGATACCGACGACGTCGCCGCGTCGACCCTTCCGATGAACGGCCTCACCGCCCGGCGCGCTCTCGACCTCCTCGATCTCCAGCCCGGACAGACTCTTGCGGTCACCGGAGCGGCCGGCTCGACCGGCGGATACGTCATCCAGCTGGCCAAGCACGACGGCCTCGTCGTGGTCGCCGACGCGTCCGAGGCGGACGAAGCCCTCGTCCGGTCGCTCGGCGCCGATCAGATCGTCCGACGCGGCGAGGGCGTCGCCGACCGCATCCTCGAGCTCTACCCCGACGGCGTCGACGGCCTCTTCGACGGCGCCGTCCAGGACGCGGCCGTGCTCCCCGCGGTCAAGACCGGCGGCGGAGTCGCGACGGTCCGGTGGTACCAGGGCGACGGCAAGCGCGACCTGAAGGTCCACGCCGTGAGCGTGGCGGATATGGCCAAGGAGCAGGGCAAACTCGACGAGCTTCGGCAGCTGGCGGAAGACGGCGTGGTCACTCTCCGGGTTGCGGACAGCTACGCGCCCGAGGATGCGTGGCGCGCCCACGAACGACTCGAAGCCGGCGGCACGCGCGGACGGCTGGTCATCGACTTCACGAGGTGAGGCACGGGCAGGTGGCCCCGCGGATCGGTGATGTGCACCGCGCCGCGGGCTTGTTCATCCCGAGGGACACAATGGAGCCATGGCTTCTCCTGAACAGCGCGCACAGTTCGAGCGTTTCGCGCCGCTCCTGGTCCGCGAGGGCGTCGATGTGCGAACCGCGTCCGTCGCCGACCTCGAGGCCGGGATGGAACGCGCACAGCAGCGCCACAAGTCCGCCGTCGAGCAGGTCCGGGCCGTTCTGGACGCCCACGCGCGGGGCGACACCTCTGCCGCCGGCGAGCTCCTCGAGGTCCTGGAGATGACTGCCGATGCCTCTCCCCCGCCGATCCCCGACGCCCTGACCGTGGCCTCCCGCTTCGCCCAGCTCGCCCAGTCGGTGGCGCCGGAGCTGCCCGCCGCCGTCATCGCCAAGGTCCGCGACAGCGCACGGCTGCCTGACGCCCCAGACGGCATGGCGGACCTGTGCGATGCGGTCCTGCTGGACTGCGACGCCGCCTCCGGAATGCGCACCGTGATCGGCGAGCACGGGCCGGCGTCCGGCCTCTACGCGGCCGCGGCCATGACCAGCGCGGTGTTCGGCCTGTGGTCGAAGCACTCGGGGCAGTCGATGGACGAGCTCATCGGTAGCCACGCCTGACCGGAGGCCCTGCACGGCGACGGCGATTCAGCTACTGAGCCGGTCGCCAGTGTCCGACACAAGTGCCAGAGTGGACCCATGGCGACCAAGGGGAAAAAGGAGTCGGTCGAAGTCGACGGGCGCACCATCCGGTTCACCCACCCCGACAAGGTGCTCTACGAAGCCACCGGCACCACCAAGGCCGATGTGCTGGAGTACTACCAGGCGGTCGCCCCGCTGCTGATCACCTACGCGGGCCGGCGGCCGGTGACGCGCAAGCGCTGGCCCGACGGGACCGGCGAGGACTCGTTCTTCGAGAAGAACCTCCCCTCCCACGCGCCCGACTGGGTGCCGCGCGTCGCGATCGAGCACTCCTCGCGCACCGTCCGCTACCCGGTGCTGGACTCCCCC from Dietzia sp. B32 includes:
- the cynS gene encoding cyanase, whose translation is MTPIMSKRDAAAHVDSARIRQGRTWAELAEHLNAPLVWTTAALLGQHPMTAEQARSVCELLGLGEDVAESLALQPSRGTPAEDMADPTIYRLSEALSVYGPALKSLIHEEFGDGIMSAINFQVDFRRRPDPDGDRVVITLDGKFLDYRW
- a CDS encoding DUF4352 domain-containing protein — protein: MPSPAPRRAGLTASTAYVLIGALLVVVVLLAVIVALLVTRGSGSATSGRGDMTGNSAAPGSGPNYVGKRPSDIGAYFGDTVSFNGIEVTASPFEFNPSESWYSRNAYCTTVTVANNSSEPFEVGPSDFANHSDIGKSKTPNELNEIDRLEDQLVPVGGSTLGSLCYAVTSVNDGHDDPDFIYEGVGLGGTRIGWTSGA
- a CDS encoding InlB B-repeat-containing protein — encoded protein: MKPHPRRESASRAAELGRVPDVVVVITPPPKRPAAPERTGYTFTGWYTSPDGGEPLDPETPLTEDLTVHAGWRPDSVPATPVTPASGSLSGGSLEMLIAVARQG
- a CDS encoding formate/nitrite transporter family protein, which encodes MSYVEPKDFTRAMIEAGAKKVHMSTRDTLIRGFMAGAILALAAAFAVTVTVQTGSALLGAVLFPVGFILLYLLGFDLLTGVFTLVPLALLDKRRGVTVGGMLRNWGLVFVGNFAGALTVAFLIAFITTYGFNVAPDAVGQRLGEIGEARTLGYAEHGAAGMLTLFFRGVLCNWMVSTGVVAAMMSTSVSGKALTMWMPVMLFFYMGFEHSVVNMFLFPTGLMLGGEFSLGDYLVWNEIPTVAGNLVGGLLFVGLTLYVTHARTKARRPLQAEPAQADVEPAGAPA
- a CDS encoding NADP-dependent oxidoreductase → MSDASGSVRAVGVTTYGGPDALQVVDIPAQELGPTEVRVRVTAATINPTDTYTRNGSRSKTGTPRGAADVPGMDIAGTLVEIGEDATTSLSVGDRVMGIVVPRDEHGAYREDIVLPAKSIAGAPRDTDDVAASTLPMNGLTARRALDLLDLQPGQTLAVTGAAGSTGGYVIQLAKHDGLVVVADASEADEALVRSLGADQIVRRGEGVADRILELYPDGVDGLFDGAVQDAAVLPAVKTGGGVATVRWYQGDGKRDLKVHAVSVADMAKEQGKLDELRQLAEDGVVTLRVADSYAPEDAWRAHERLEAGGTRGRLVIDFTR